In the genome of Paenibacillus pabuli, the window GCGGCTGTTACATCCCCGGATTTCAGAAGTAGATGAAAGCTCTCTTCACCCAGATGCAAAAATGGGCCCGATATGTAATAATCCACGATGGATCTGGCACTGGTCATCGTATCATAGAAATGAATCACATCTTCCAACCCGGGTAGCAGCATTTTTATTAAATCATCCCTATTCGTATCGGGAGTAACAGCAAATCGATCCGGGACGGCCCGGGCAATTTCCCCGATTCTTGCTCTGAAATGACACTCGGGTTCATGGGGTGCAGTCAAAATCTCTTTCGATTGGATTTGCGCCAACTCCGCTGAATAAATGCCGCAGTTCACATAAAACATGACATTGTCTGCCGAATTTCCAGAGGATTTTTGGAAATTGAACATGTAGATAAGCTCCTCTGCTTTTCTACTGAAATTCAAACCCTTCTTTGTATAACCGTAATTGGAAAGAAACGGCTTTACATCCTGCTTAATCAGATCGTTAAAGAGCTGCTGCAACATAATCCCTCCTTTTCTTAACCGGGTCCATAAAGTTAGTGCTTTACTTTTTCAAGCTTTCCATAAAATCGTGCAGTGCGTTGGATACCCACTTCTTTGGATGAAGAACGAGCTGAATTTCGAGTTGAAGTTCTGCATGTTCAAGGGGTAAAGCTTTCAACTCCCCCCGCTCAATTTCCTCCATTACAGCCATTTGCGGCAAGATTGAAATGCCCTCTCCTGACTTAATGCTTCTTTTGATGGCTTCCGGATTTCCAAGTTCCAGACCGATCCGATAGGGAATTGAATTTGTGCGAAGCACCCGTTCAAGCAGCTGCCTGTAATTGCAGGTATCCTCAGGCATAATCCATTCCATTTCCTTCAGATCATTCAATTCAATCTGCGTTTTGGCAATCAGCGGATGCTGCGGATGAACAATCAGCAGAAGCGGTTCATGGCGAATGGTAATCCACTGCAGAGCTGGATCGCTGGAATCATCTGCGAGAATTAGTCCGATATCGGCTTCACCCTCCCTGACCTGATGCAAA includes:
- a CDS encoding DUF4304 domain-containing protein; protein product: MLQQLFNDLIKQDVKPFLSNYGYTKKGLNFSRKAEELIYMFNFQKSSGNSADNVMFYVNCGIYSAELAQIQSKEILTAPHEPECHFRARIGEIARAVPDRFAVTPDTNRDDLIKMLLPGLEDVIHFYDTMTSARSIVDYYISGPFLHLGEESFHLLLKSGDVTAANHYLRALHGKYGAEHRWTIFENKYKAIFDTYGVKFEML
- a CDS encoding LysR family transcriptional regulator, with product MDLIYLQTFREVAIRESFTRAAEVLGYAQSSVTTQIQKLEKAYQVKLFERYSNNKIRLTSAGEELFKLAGQMLELFEQSKEKMAKQGGGSLTIGTMDSIASYFLPPYMQATRKEYPDLNIRLHTNREGLILHQVREGEADIGLILADDSSDPALQWITIRHEPLLLIVHPQHPLIAKTQIELNDLKEMEWIMPEDTCNYRQLLERVLRTNSIPYRIGLELGNPEAIKRSIKSGEGISILPQMAVMEEIERGELKALPLEHAELQLEIQLVLHPKKWVSNALHDFMESLKK